Part of the Paenibacillus aurantius genome, ACATATGCTGTCGTGTCCCGACTGCCGGCTCGTGTTCCAGCAGTTGGAAACCACCGATGCCCTGGTCAAGTCGATGCCGCGTCCTTCGGCACCCGATGATCTGACCGACCGAATCATGGGTGCTCTGCCCCAATCACGAAAGAAAGCATCCTGGCTTCAATGGGTTAAGCGTCATCCGGCGATTTCCGTTGCGTCGGTTTTTTTGCTGGTTATGGTGAGCAGCTTTCTCTCCCTGTGGAATGAGGATACCCAAATGACGGTCAAGGGAGCTAACCTCGATCAGCTCGTGATCAAAGGCGATACCGTGTATCTGCCGGCCGGCCACAAGGTGAACGGCGACCTGATGGTCAAACGGGGCAAAATCCAGGTGGACGG contains:
- a CDS encoding anti-sigma factor family protein produces the protein MDCKQAVREMHEFLDGTLTGPKAAALKEHMLSCPDCRLVFQQLETTDALVKSMPRPSAPDDLTDRIMGALPQSRKKASWLQWVKRHPAISVASVFLLVMVSSFLSLWNEDTQMTVKGANLDQLVIKGDTVYLPAGHKVNGDLMVKRGKIQVDGELNGNLIVIDGTYALASTAKISGETRVIDQALQWLWFEMNEMVGGLAK